TGAGATTACTAAAGTAGTCTTATTACCCAATATACCCCTGACTAATACAACAAAGATACAACCTTTTAAGTCATACATTTAGCGTTGAAACTGATTTATCAGTGAACCGTGTCTGAGAGTGCACAGGAAGTGTACATGCGATTTGACTGTGAACCCTGTGTCTGGTCCCTCAGGTCAGTCAGCCCAGGCCCCCTCCCAGAGAAGTGGCTCTGGTGCAGCCGCCAGCAGATCCGCCAACGGGCGTGGCGCCCCAAGACCGGACCCCGCCGCCCCCCAGCACGGCCCCGAAACGGACGGCAACCCGGCCCAGAAACTCAAgtacagaacccccccccccatttcactcgcaggaaaaaaataaaacgactTTGTTCTCCTTTCCTGTCCGCGTGGATGAAACTGCCACGTGAACCtttcctttaaccctttaagctgtgaggtcacaaatatgtaattagaatgttcttaattgaacagtcactactggtgactgaaagcagtggagttctagaacactgacttccaAAGCATTCCAAAAGACCTTCTCTTCAAAGGCTTAAGCAGTGTGCTAAACGTGGATTGTGATTGTCCTGTAGGAAGCTGAAGGAGGTTCATAAGAGGCTGAACGAGCTGAGGGAGCTGGTGCATTACTACGAGCAGACCTCCGACATGATGGTGGACACGGTCAACGAGAACGTCAAGGACGAGGAGACCGAGGACGACTCCATCTTCGAGCCCATGTTTGACTCCGAGCAGGAGAATCTGGAACCCGTCACAAATATAAGGTCAGTCCCTATAAAAACGCACGAGTACCGACGGGCAAGAGAAGTGAACTTGGCATCGCTGAAGGCAGTTTCCCAGAAAGACCTTGTGCAATCTGAGAAGCATCGGTGCTTTGAAATGGCtttgtgttcctctgtgtgtgcgcgtgcagcTAGCGTACGGCTAACACGTGCTGCACACAtggctgagtgagtgtgggAGGGCCTGGGATCAGAATGTGCACATGCCCAGCCCTGCGTTTGTTCTGCATCATAAAAGACCATTTTTCACCGTTCTGTCACCCCGCGccataagcatttttttttcttcccttcccAGAAACCCGCAGCGTCCGGGAAACTGGACGGACATGAACAGTCTGACCGGCGCCCACGGCAACGGTAACCAAGACGGGCGGCTGAACACCAACCGCGAGATTAACAACCGCTCGGCAGCCAACCTCAGGAGCTTCAATATCCCGTCCGCCATAGGTACCCCTGTCTGTGGACACTGTGCACACGCGTATATATCACATTAGACTGGATGATTTATTCTAATGCTTTGACTGTTCATTGCTTAAATGTTGAGCGGAGATGATGTACCATAAAAAGTTAGTGCGTTTGCGACTGAATTTAGGGTTTAGCACTCTTGGTCCATAAAAGGGGAAGTATTTTCCACAGCAAGCATAACGTTCAGGGACGATGCACACAGAATATAGTAATAGGACACAGGCATCTTAGTAACATACAGTGAAGAGGTCATAAAACCCTGGTGATATAAAACCCTTATATTGTCATTAGTGACCtctgctgcagtgtttgttAAGGAACCGTATTTCAGACGGTAGGAATGAACGCTTAGATGAGTCAGTTGACCGCAGTGGCGGGGATTTTGACACTTTGACACAGAGCGGCGGTACGACCGGGGGGGCCGCTCccgcgggggggcggaggccgAGAGCAGCGAGGAGGAGGGAGCGGAGAGCGAGGAGCGCCCCCGGGGGCAGAGGaggcccggggggggcgggagtgggAGCTCCGGGGACAGCcggaggagcagcagggaggaggaCCCGGAGTTCCTGCAGAAGGTGGAGCGGCTGCGCTCCGCCAAGGAGAAGCTCCGccacctgcagcagctggtcGCCATGGTGCAGGTGAGCCGGGGTCGCGACCTCTGAGCGCGCACGGCGCCATTTACTGGCGCACGGTAATCTCAGTATAAAATGAGCACTAGGAAGGCTAACGTTAGCCATATTACTGAATGTAGGGGAGCTTGGTGGTTCACATATCCCATGGTTGTGTGCCCATGTAATGTGGTTTGTGAAAATGGATCGGTGGTGTAGCCAGCGGTGGCTTGTTGACGGTGAGGAATTATGGGTATTTTCAGAGTGATGACACGGACGAGACCACGGCTAACGCCTCCAGCGTTGCCGAGGATGAGGACGGTGTGAACCAGCGGCCCAACAACACGAGAGCCGCTGGCTCCAAACCGCAGAAAGACCTGGCTCTGACGGAAAAAGAAAGGTACAAAACAATGCTGGCAGAAAAGGCCATTAAAGGTTATGTGATGTGTTTGTTGAATGTGATACGTGtgctgtatgtgatgtgtgtcctgtatataatgtgtgtgttgtatgtgatatgtgtgtgttgtatataatgcatgtgctgtatgtattgtgtgtgctgtatataatgggtgttgtgtgttttgtatgtaatgtgtgtgctgtatataatgggtgtgctgtatgtgatgTGCTCGGTGTATATAatgggtgttgtgtgttttgtatgtaatGCATGTACTGGGGACGCTCTGTACAGAGAGAAGTTCTATGAATCCAagctgaagcagcagcagcaggagctgaagcACCTGCACGACGAGCGCCAGCGTCTGATGGACATCAAGGGCGAGATCCAGGACCTGCACTGGGCGTGCTCCGACCTGCAGGTACGTCCCCCTGATCTGTCCCCTGGCCCTGTCCCCCAGCGCGTCACCGCGTCTGAACCCCGGCTCCTCCTGTCCTTCCCAGAATCCCGCGCCCACGAGCCAGGCCCCCGCCGCCACGTCCACTCCCGCCGCCAACGCCCGCGGAGCCGCTCTGAACCGCACCGTGGAgcccaccgccaccgccgcccccgACAACCAGgtacgccccccacccccacccacccagtgCCACTCATGACCCTGCGGCGAGGCACGTCTCTaaacccaccctccctccccccccctcacagctGTGGGCCGAGATGCACAGGCACCAGATCCTGCGGGAGCACCTCAGGCAGAGAAGGAAGCACCTCGAGTCTCTGATGGAGGAGCACCAGAGGCGCAGCGTCCTGAGCGAACCCCCCCAGGAGGAGCACCAGAGATGCAGTGTCCTCAGCGACCCCCCCCAGGAGGAGCACCACAGACGCCACGTCCTGAGCGACCCCCCCATGGAGGAGCACCAGAGACGCAGCGTCCTCAACGAACCCCCCCAGGAAGGCCCAGGGCCCACACAGCAGGCCCCCCAGCGCCCTGCCACCGATGAGAGGTCGGCCCCTGAGTCATTACCAATGCCTAATCGCACCTTACACCAGGACACTGGTCTCCGATGACAACAAGGGCTTCGGTTTCCTTTGATTGACCTCTCGGGTTGTCTCGGTCATGGGTTGTAGTTCTGCTGCGCTCTCTATCTCATAGAAGCCAGTGATCAACATTCACTTTGCATTTGGAAGACGAGTGGATGTGCATGCGCTTTATTTCATTGTATACGGGGCTGTGCACTTGCCCTTTAAATGATCATATTTCCTGAAAATGGACACTAAGACCTTCACCATAATATCACTGTTAAATTTAATATGCCTGGAGGCCTCCTGAAACATTTGGGTTTGGGTGAAAAGTATGCCGAGGACGTCACAATAATGTTGCGGAAAATTTAATGTTCCTTACCTTTAATAAGCTGGCTATTCttattgaaagcaaaataaGTTAATACACTGATGGAATGATTATtagatttaaaattttattaattgtttaatgaaaaagaaGTACTCCTGTACTGTGATGTACACAAAACAATCACTAACTAGTCCCTGCTCCTCATAAAATGCTGTTGTACAGCGAGAAATTATGACGCCCAAAAACTAACTGCTGATaggttagtgtgtgtatgacgGACAGCCTTTGAAATGCTCCTATAGGATGATGGCTGCATGGGGCGGGTCCTCACCGGGTATGCTTGATGAGTATGAAGATGACGTCATGATGGGGGTGGAGCCTgggctggaggaagaggaggaagcggACTCGAGCTCCAGTGAAGAACTTCCTTCGTACTCCAGCCGGAAGCGCAGGTCTCTCAGTACGAGGAAATCACAAGACCGGTATGTGTCTACCACACCTTCACCTAGTCATACACCACTACCACACCTTCACTTACAGGGGAATTTGTATTCTGCTACCACACATTCACTTTCAGGAGAACTCAACCGAAAAGTCCTCATTTTATACCGTATGCTCCGTCTTACTCTCAGAATAATtggtattttatatttcaaaaccGGCAAATCTGTCATCTGTctgaaaaacttatttttcatttgggtgaatgaattggaattggaattCAGAAGTGTAACGAGAACTCGTTTAtagctttctttgtttttcataagACACCATCACAGTGTTAAAGACCTGAAATGCAGCCTCCACTAGGTTTCCCCAATGCATGCATTCTCTGCTGGCTTTATACCTGACTTAATCCCTGGATGACATCATTGTTTAGGGTGGGGCTCTGTACACTTTCtttgtattatgtattatgtattatgtggCACCATAGAAATGAGGTGGACGCATTCCTCTTCTAGGCAAGGATCAACACGCTAATCCGTGATTCTATGGTTGCGTTTGCGCATTAAGTTTGTGCTGTTCTCGTTGGAAGAGCAGTCACGGGTGCTGTACAGTACGTACGAGCGAACGGTGTTTCCGCTGACCCCCCCAGGTCCCTGCAGACCTCGAACCCGCGCTCGGCGAGCAGGAGCGACCGGCCCTCCCCCAGGTCCCAGCAGGAGCAGCGGAGCATGAGCAGGAGCATGAGCAGGAGGCGCCAGGAGAACCCGCGCTGGGCCTCGGAGCTCTCCTTCCTGGAGGAGAAACAGCACTGGCAGGAGCAGATCGCGCGGCTGCAGAAGCAGCTGGACTTCAGCACCTCCGTGTGCCAGACGCTCATGCAGGACCAGCAGGTGCACTCCCCTACAGAGCAGAATTTAGaagaaactaaataaacaatCTATAAATATTCCATTTACCTTAAGAAATAAAGTCACAGAAATTTCATTTGGAGATTCCTGAATTACCAGTTATTAATATACTTGTTTCAagttaaacataatttttgttaCTAGTTTTCTTAGAAACTCATCATGTactactgaataaaaatgtgtctgtttaaTGCTTAAATGCCCACGCCCCAGCTGAACATGAGTTGTGCATCTTGAATTCTTGCAGCGTAGAATGTGTTTGAGCCTTCAGGCCTGAGTGTGCTTCTGAAAGGCCGTCTCTTTGCTTTTGATTTACTCTATGTACAGTAATGTCATTGGGGTTTTGAGTGTGTAAATAAGGGAGAGGCTAAATTCTCTCAGGCACTGTCCTGTTTCTGAACAgagtctctgtttctctctcagacacactgtcCTGTTTCTGAACGGCtgtctccgtttctctctcagacacactgtcCTGTTTCTGAACggctgtctctgtttctctctcaggcgCTGTCCTACATCCTCCCCTCGCTGATGACCGCCCCCTACAGTATGTTGCCGGGCAACGTCGGGTCTCCGCAGGTGCACGTCGTTATGCACCAGCTCAACCAGTGCTACGCGCAGTTGGCATGGCAACAGAGCAACGTTCAGAGGTGAAACGCCTTTTACGGGCTCCCGAAGGGCACCGTGGGTATTATACGGGTTTTTACGACCGGATGCTTATGTATTATAATATTTCCATCTTTGGCACAAATCAGATCTGCTCGGTACGAGGGGATAAAGTAACGGCGCGTGTTATTTACAGATTGAAACAGGTGCTGAACGATctgcagcggcagcagcagcagcaatcaCAGCCGGCGGAGCAAAGCACAAATCAGGAGCCCAGCCCCGCCTTCTCCCCcctcgcttccccccccccattaaataCCATCAACCTGCCGGGGCTCGGAAACTGCTCCTATCTGTCTCCTGGTATGTACCTCTGAGGAAGCGCTGCTTCAGTGTGAGAAAAGACTCAGCGACGATTCCAAAAAGTAGAGGGGacgggaaaaaaatgtatagaatACATCCATAAAATATCCACCCTTACCATTTTTTAGGATTTGTAAAgattacatatttattcttaCTATTACTGAAAAATGCTGAGTGCTGATGTCTTTGGAATTTTGTTACAGAATTATTTAATTCCATCTGTACATCTGTTTTTAACCCAAGGTAGAACACAGTCCATTTctatttaaccctttaatgtgcaaggtcacaaatatgtgattagaatgttcttaagctgaacattctgatgatgatgtcacagtcactaccggtaactgaaagcagtggagttgtAGAACgctgatttagaattttgaagaagcATTCCAAACGAgctgctcttcagagggttGGAACGGTAGCCTGCGTGCTTGTGAATTGACTGGTTCAGAGTGATGCTGCAGTTCCTGTGTGAGATGTTCCTGGCTGTGGCTGAGCCTGGTTGGCTCTGTCTCTAAACTGgcacatccctctctcctcagggTTCAGTTACAGCCCCCTGTTCCCCCCGGGCGTGGGGGAGTTCTACCAGAACCTCGGGGCCCAGGACAGCGGCTCGCCACGGCCGGGCGATCCCGGCGGCTCCGCCTCCGCCACGCCCGAGGGCGTCGGCTTCCCGCAGCCTTTCGAGAGCTGGTCCGCCGGCGGGGACAAGCGGTGCGAACCAcgtctgcacgcgctcagtaatGCGCACGTTACACCGCGTCAGTGCTAGCGCTGCTCGCTAGTACCCACACTGGCCAGATGCCCAAAGCGCCTGCGTTCCCATGGCCCCTGTGCTTCTCAGTTAAACAAGCGAAACGCTCGGTAGCGTCGCGCtaatgattgatttatttagttGGTTTTCTGGGCGCAGAGCACCTGCTCACCACCCCGAAGAACATCGATGCCTTTATTTCCCTCCTCTATAGACGGCGCTCGGTGCGTCTTCACACATTTAGGCCTCCGTTTCAGCTCTTTCCGTAATGAAAATGTCTCCGGCTTTGTGGCGCTGTGCGGATCTCCATCTGTTGCCGGTCTGTCCCCTCGGTGAATGTACTGCTGCGTCAGACTGCGCGGTGTTCAGGCTGCGGCAGGGCCACAGGGAGACATTCACAGCCAAGCTGTTCTGTCTGGCTGCGGTGTTAATCAAAATGTCACCGGCTCAGTTGAGTGCTTCTGTTCAGAACTCCTCGGGCTTTTCTCTGAAGAGTTACGCAGCGCAGCCTGTGACTAACATTAGCATTTTCATCTCATCTGAGAACttcaaacaaacttttttttccggAAAATTCTTAAGCATTTCGTAATTACTGGCAGGGAATGTGCTGAGCTCGGCTGTGCCAGGTCAGTTTCCTTTAAGAAAGATGACTTGTAAATGTGTGGTGTGTCCAACCAAAACACTTAGGCGATTGTGTACCCCCTGTATCCGTCCATAAACTGTAAAtgcacaggtcagaggtcagcgtGAAGGAGACTGGGAGAGTAAATGACTTCCTGTTTGACAGGAACAGGACGAAGACCGAAGGTGGTGGCTGTGCGGACCGCGCCGACGGCAGAGCGGGCACCGACCCGGCGCCCCCTGGCATGGCGGGCACCGGCGGGCAGACCCAGAGACCCGGCGCCCGGCCGCAGCCTCCCAGGGTCCTCGGCGGCAGACGGGTGGAGGAGGGGACGCTGGGGGGTGTGCCGGACCCCTCGGACCCTGCCACCGTCGCCAAAACCTTCAGGTCGAAGAAGGCCTCAGCACAGGCCCTGCTCGCCTCCAAAGACAAAACCTCCAAGGTCCTGAACAGGAAGAGGCGGGGCAAGGCCCTCGGCAGGAAGccaggtgtgtgatgtcatgtgccCTGACCTGGGGTGTCTAATCTTATtggaaaagggccagtgtgggtgcaggtttttattttagccccACACTaagacacccgattctactaattaactGGTCATGGTCTCCAATCAGGACCTtggtaagtagaatcaggtgtgttagtgctgggctgtaacaaacacctgcaccctCACTGGCCTTTTCCAGATaggattggacacccctgctacCAACCATTTGACTTCCACCTTCCAGTCAGATTTGTCTTTGACGAGACCAGTTGGCCAAAGTTTTACCAAAGTAGCAGTACAgtttaaagggttaatgagaGACATCAAAGGATGGTGAGGATGGCTGGAACACAGACAGATCTCTAACCTAGCGATACTCTGCAGAGTGCTCACCTGGCCTCTCTGACTGTAATGGACTGTTACTCTTTGCTCTGTGAAACGGAGCAGCTGAGGACTGTTCTCCAGGGTCCCTGTCGCTCGGCGATGGTAGTTACGGTTACGGTGTGCTGTTCCAGGTGTGGTAAGCGGCAGTGTGTCCAGTGCCAGTGACTACAGCAGGGGGAAGGGTCCTCAGAGCAGGGAGACGGAGCGTCCGGAGAGCATCCTGGACAAGCTCACAAAGGAGAAGCTGGGCAGCAAACCCACGGCCCAGAAGAGCAAGGAGCTCTCGTCCGGTGAGCTGCCAGGGCACGCGCTCCGCTCTGATAGGACGATCACGTGTAGGATTTAAAGAGCACAATTTCTTTTCCCTCACAAAACAGTCAAGTAGTCAAAAAAGAGGTCTGGGTTCTCTTCCAAATATATCAGTCACATTCTGTGTAGTCCATGGTGTTCACTTAGTCCTGCTGTAACTGGCCCTGACTTTTTCCCTGACTAATGTCCTAAAGCAAAGCAGTCTAAAAAACAGCAGATTAGCAGTCTCTGCTGTCATCTCTGTCCAGCGATTTAGGGAAATAGCAGCAGAACTGATGAAGGAAATTCCACAGAGTTTAGATGTTTAGACAAACATATCGAACTGTTGCAGGTCTTCTCggagaacagcagagggcagtgtcACACATCACATGCACTTTTTCCTTTGACATTTCTTTTCTGCTCTTTGTTTTATTAACCGTCTACAGAAAAGGATGTTTTCTGATGTTATGATGTTTATTCTCACCCCCCGCCTGCGTTTCTCTAATCCGTGTGCCCCTTCCTGTTTGTCCTGCTCCGTACAGCGTATGCTTGGAGGACCCCTTTCCTCTCTAACCGAATTGCATGCACTGAAGTTCAAGGTAAAATCTCCCCCCGCATGTTAACGTGCTGTTCGGTATGGCCGTCCGGTCATCCTCGCACCCTTTTTGCATCATTAGATTACTAATTCATTCTTTTATCTTTTCGGTTGGCGGGCGTCCAGGTAACGCAACGCTTGCCTCGTTGAGAAACCAAATGAGCTCGAGTGCCGCGTGGCAGAATGGATGCGTTAGCATTTTACTTGCATCCGCGTCTATCGATTGGCCGCTTGTGGCGTGAATCACAATGGATGCTTCGCACGCTCCCTGAAAGTCAAATTAGAAAGATGAAAGGTTTTGAAGAATTTGCATGACTTTGAAAGCGGTGGTTTATAGTGcggatattttttttgtttaagtgaTGCAACACTTTTGATATACCCTACTGTACAGTTCTGATGgttatttaaatttaagtaaATTAGCCTTTGAAATAAGTAGATATGTCCTTGAGTTGGTGGTATAGGTCAGTGTGAGGATCCTTGATGAATGAGATTGCAGTTTTTAGTTTGGAGTTGGGAACGAGCCAAAAAGCAAGACATTgactatttgtttgtttatcacaTCCCGATTCCAGGATAATTGGTATTCTATCTGAACTGGTGCCCCACGTACAAAGTGAGGTTTAGTTCTTTCAGACTGCAAAGATTGGTAGCATTTTAAGAAGTCAAAAGTTGTGTACCACTGTTGGGAACATTTTCGTTTGTGGCTGCATTCAGTTTCAAAATGCGCCCTCTGCAGGCACCTGAGGGAATAgcacacattttccattatCTTCTGTTTTATCCCAATGGCTGCTATTGTTACGGATGTGTACAACAGGGCTGTCATCGAGGGGGGTGACAACTGGAGGctttgacaccccccccccccgatgacAGGTGGGATCGGGGCAGGGGTAGCAATGATCTGTGAGCTTGTGGGAAATATTATTCTCCCAGGTGTTGAgaatataacacattttttgtttcacagaCACCAGCAGTGATTTTTCCCTGTTCGAGGCTCTGCGGGAGACCATTTATTCAGAAGTGGCTTCTCTGATCTCCCAAAACGAGTCCCGGCCCCATTTCCTCATCGAGCTCTTCCACGAGCTGCAGCTGCTCAACACGGACTACCTGCGTCAGAGAGCGCTTTTTGCCTTACAGGTGACTGCCTTAAATCCTGCACGTGCATGTTTAATGGGTCTGTGCGGTGTTTTTGTGGTACCTGTAGGACATAGAGAGCAGGCACTTGCATATTTAATGGATGTGGTGTTTTTGTGTACTATGTAGGACATAATGAGCAGACACTTGCATGTTTAATGGGCCtgtgtggtgtttttgtgtAACCTGTAGGACATAGTGAGTAGGAACTTGCATATTTAATGGATGTGGTGTTTCTGTGCACCCTGTAGGACATAGTGAGCAGGCACTTGTATGTTTAACGGGCCTGTGTGGTGTTTCTGTGCACCCTGTAGGACATAGTGAGCAGGCACTTGACTGAGAAGGACGTGGGGGAGGAGGCGGCTGCGTCTCTAAGCTCTCCTGTCTGGGCTGCCTCCAATTCTGACCTCACGCCCAGCGAGAGCCTGGCCACCAGCGACGGTGTAAGACTGCGCAGCGATTTCAGAATCATCCATAGGAATTACACCACACTGTCTGTGGATGTATCTGTATTAAGTCCTGAATATGTAAACCTGAACACATATGAGTATCTCTGGGGGGTGTGTACATTCATTGTTATTATCATATGCTCTCAGGGGAGTTCTGCATAATGAAAactgttaaatgtttaattgcatacattacattactattTATTAGGGACATATCCTTATCTATTTTATACTCTACACACTGCTCTGAGTTTGCACTGGGGTCACAAAGCTCATGTACAGTGTCATAGGCGGCAGAAGCCCTTGGTCATGAATGATTGAGCCCTGTATGCCAGAATCTGCTGTAATAAACACATTACTGACGGCCCCAGGATTGTACACAACAGTTCTGATGTGTTTTCGGTGGGATCGTAGCCGTTGACCGTGTCCACCCTTCGACCTCAGGACGTCTCTGAGAAGAACGTGGCGAAGGCCCTCTACGCCAGCCGGAGCCTGAACGATGGCGTCGGCTCGCTGGACAACGAGAGCACCCTGTCCACCTCGTCCATCCTGGACCCGTTCGCCAGCGACGACCTGGGTGAGTGAGAGCCGCCGcggtcgccgccgccgccgccgtcacCGCCGCGGTCGCCGGGGTAACGGCGCCTGACGCTCGCTCTCTCCGGTGCAGGGAACACGGTGATTCACTTAGATAAAGCGCTGGCTAGGATCAGGGAGTACGAGCGCATGAAGCTTAGCGagaacgccgccgccgccgccgatcccgcctcctcctcctcctccgctgccGCCGCGGCCGACCCcagtgccgccgccgccgccgccctgccGCCAGGTAACCGCTCCACTAACGCTTGGGCGCTTCCTCCTGCTGGGCTCGCCACGCTGTGCTTTTAGGGGACCGTGTTTCTCTCGCCCGTACACGCtcccacacacgcgcgcgctaaccgctaaccgggCCGTTCGCCTCCCCAGGCCCCTCCGAAGGCCAGAACATCCTCGGCCAGATGTTCTCCGGGGTGCGCTGCCCGCAGATCGACACGCAGCAGCTGGACCGGCAGATCAAGGCCATCATGTCCGAGGTCCTGCCCTTCTTACAGGTCAGAAGAACAGAAATGTGTTATACTGGTTTGTGTCGGTTGAAAATACATGATTCACCGTGATCTTTTTAATTCTGAATAGTCATTGAAGCTAGTTAAATATATATAGCTATGACatagaaaagcaaaacaatatttaaatctttttttaaattaatagatAAAATACATGTTTCTTGTTTACTGACTAGATCGATATCATGCACTCTCATGCCTTGCTCTGTGAgtactgctaatgctaactgaCTGGACAAGCTCACTAATTTTTACATTGCGTTTTGAATGGTCAGTGTCTCCTGGAGAGTGAGCGAGTAGAGTCTAAACTCCACTGTATGAGAGAGAGCGCGTGCGGTTGTGTGTGGTAACGCTGGCCGTGCGTGTCGTTTGTTCAGGAGCACATGGACGACGTGTGCTCCACGCAGCTCCTCACCTCCATCCGGCGCATGGTGATGACCCTGACGCAGCAGAACGACGAGAGCAAGGAGTTCGTCCGCTTCTTCCACAAGCAGCTGGGCAGCATTCTGCAGGTCCGTGCCCCCCGAGTCCT
The nucleotide sequence above comes from Anguilla rostrata isolate EN2019 chromosome 7, ASM1855537v3, whole genome shotgun sequence. Encoded proteins:
- the LOC135260011 gene encoding pericentriolar material 1 protein-like isoform X4, producing the protein MATGGPPFDCADEQELPNWTVGNGSLEDRLNNMDWDVPQKKANRSSEKNKKKFSTVVESRLTNDISPESTPGAGRRRARTPHSYPQTKYTSQMSVPEQAELDRLKQRINFTDLDERSIGSDSQGRVTAANNQRQVSENKKAFNFLPLHVNTNKSRELAAAAGGEDSKKQGAGRDIFSGVPRKDALHGEWASLFEDGTGEPGIDSSQVVSRLVQIREYISMACCMRDDLVEKNDIPANVEHLTQLIDHLKEQEKSCLKFLQKLLARENDEDDIRTIDSAVGSGSVAESTSLNIEVHSGASDTTGRDPHGEAREELENLRKQHDLLKRMLQQQEQLRALQGRQAALLAMQQKAEQAIAVMDDTVVTETTGSVSGISITSELNEELNDLIQRFHNQLHDSQTKAVPDNRRQAQSLSLTREVSSSRNPPGGDPASLPCAQLTKLQELQDKKQTVDKILAELRMLRDHALYKHPCQSAQAPSQRSGSGAAASRSANGRGAPRPDPAAPQHGPETDGNPAQKLKKLKEVHKRLNELRELVHYYEQTSDMMVDTVNENVKDEETEDDSIFEPMFDSEQENLEPVTNIRNPQRPGNWTDMNSLTGAHGNGNQDGRLNTNREINNRSAANLRSFNIPSAIERRYDRGGRSRGGAEAESSEEEGAESEERPRGQRRPGGGGSGSSGDSRRSSREEDPEFLQKVERLRSAKEKLRHLQQLVAMVQSDDTDETTANASSVAEDEDGVNQRPNNTRAAGSKPQKDLALTEKEREKFYESKLKQQQQELKHLHDERQRLMDIKGEIQDLHWACSDLQNPAPTSQAPAATSTPAANARGAALNRTVEPTATAAPDNQLWAEMHRHQILREHLRQRRKHLESLMEEHQRRSVLSEPPQEEHQRCSVLSDPPQEEHHRRHVLSDPPMEEHQRRSVLNEPPQEGPGPTQQAPQRPATDERMMAAWGGSSPGMLDEYEDDVMMGVEPGLEEEEEADSSSSEELPSYSSRKRRSLSTRKSQDRSLQTSNPRSASRSDRPSPRSQQEQRSMSRSMSRRRQENPRWASELSFLEEKQHWQEQIARLQKQLDFSTSVCQTLMQDQQALSYILPSLMTAPYSMLPGNVGSPQVHVVMHQLNQCYAQLAWQQSNVQRLKQVLNDLQRQQQQQSQPAEQSTNQEPSPAFSPLASPPPLNTINLPGLGNCSYLSPGFSYSPLFPPGVGEFYQNLGAQDSGSPRPGDPGGSASATPEGVGFPQPFESWSAGGDKRNRTKTEGGGCADRADGRAGTDPAPPGMAGTGGQTQRPGARPQPPRVLGGRRVEEGTLGGVPDPSDPATVAKTFRSKKASAQALLASKDKTSKVLNRKRRGKALGRKPGVVSGSVSSASDYSRGKGPQSRETERPESILDKLTKEKLGSKPTAQKSKELSSAYAWRTPFLSNRIACTEVQDTSSDFSLFEALRETIYSEVASLISQNESRPHFLIELFHELQLLNTDYLRQRALFALQDIVSRHLTEKDVGEEAAASLSSPVWAASNSDLTPSESLATSDGDVSEKNVAKALYASRSLNDGVGSLDNESTLSTSSILDPFASDDLGNTVIHLDKALARIREYERMKLSENAAAAADPASSSSSAAAAADPSAAAAAALPPGPSEGQNILGQMFSGVRCPQIDTQQLDRQIKAIMSEVLPFLQEHMDDVCSTQLLTSIRRMVMTLTQQNDESKEFVRFFHKQLGSILQESLSRFCGRPLRECGEDLLVAISETLFNELAFFRLMQDLDGPRRRFRKRANAMIIKNPPEAWEKKLREAQPFSAGFHDEDKDRDDTEKGNVANAPKTQDGPSGDASEREEEDEEDDDSEGLPLSIHLSKAETQPLTNYGSGEDENEDEELEEFEAGPVDVQTSMQASSEPAGQQEQKRNGAQADARRDAELGDGSAGCSDVTGGGAESAEEERGGRSERGGPALTASAPVPEATPTSSPNTDSPVMINEDVDDTENLTSKSDEDDFVKVEDLPLQLAVLSEEELKRTAEEQQPNRVSPGEPGDLLGNTQTVKEPETVGAQSA